The following proteins come from a genomic window of Deltaproteobacteria bacterium:
- a CDS encoding alpha/beta hydrolase — protein MITGLTMQASSYDPMAQHLASNPKNGPVAVYVVADGKFHQGSVTGPVMTPQQAHDAKLFEVQYIDVKGSPTEKAPQIAKAMQAIQGATGQNNVDVVCHSAGCTDFRLYLQSRQDQSMGIDHAVFIGPASHGTEMGNVGDAVGAPLGLKQAGAELAVGSSLVDDLNKSWSNQLGQVKGGVTIVGLKGAPTASPEGLVDGDGYMPADSVGMPGAKTVMLQGVNPTPLMHLWEVHYSGVINTVDQALAG, from the coding sequence ATGATCACCGGGCTCACCATGCAGGCCAGCTCGTACGACCCGATGGCCCAGCACCTCGCCAGCAACCCCAAGAACGGCCCCGTCGCCGTCTACGTGGTCGCCGACGGCAAGTTCCACCAGGGCAGCGTCACCGGCCCGGTGATGACCCCGCAGCAGGCGCACGACGCCAAGCTCTTCGAGGTCCAGTACATCGACGTGAAGGGCTCGCCCACCGAGAAGGCCCCGCAGATCGCCAAGGCCATGCAGGCGATCCAGGGCGCCACCGGCCAGAACAACGTCGACGTGGTCTGCCACAGCGCGGGCTGCACCGACTTCCGCCTGTATTTGCAATCGCGCCAGGACCAGAGCATGGGCATCGACCACGCGGTGTTCATCGGCCCGGCCTCGCACGGCACGGAGATGGGCAACGTGGGCGACGCGGTGGGCGCGCCGCTCGGCCTCAAGCAGGCCGGCGCCGAGCTCGCCGTGGGCAGCTCGCTCGTCGACGACCTCAACAAGAGCTGGTCGAACCAGCTCGGCCAGGTGAAGGGCGGCGTGACCATCGTCGGCCTCAAGGGCGCGCCCACCGCGAGCCCCGAAGGCCTCGTCGACGGCGATGGCTACATGCCCGCCGACTCCGTGGGCATGCCCGGTGCCAAGACCGTCATGCTCCAGGGCGTCAACCCCACGCCGCTGATGCACCTCTGGGAAGTCCACTACAGCGGCGTCATCAACACCGTCGATCAGGCGCTCGCGGGTTAG
- a CDS encoding glycosyltransferase family 2 protein, producing the protein MAGVFWVSVFLLLHTYVLYPLALVLLDALEQARANLRFIGGGADRRGLARAPPGLKVTLVVAAYNEESCIDEKLRNSLQLAWPAADLEVLVGSDGSTDGTDAKVEAVHDPRVRLSAAPRGGKVAVLNRCIPLAKGEVVVLTDANTMLDPAALEKLARHFRDPDVGAVCGRLRLYNPTLKAYEESAYWTYESFIKFYEGKHGAVLGANGGLYAIRRSLFQALPPDTVVDDFVIPMRILQSGFRVLYDPEAVAYEETTEDYVKEASRRARIAAGNFQSLRLLGRLLMPRAGFASFAFWSHKLLRWTAPLWLALALLTNLTLLGHRWGKLALAMQLGFYALAVAGRQKWVKRGALRRVASVAYYFTSMNLALAVGFGRFVAQSQAATWDRTERART; encoded by the coding sequence ATGGCCGGCGTCTTCTGGGTGAGCGTCTTTCTGCTCCTGCACACCTACGTCCTGTACCCGCTCGCGCTGGTGCTCCTCGACGCGCTCGAGCAGGCGCGCGCGAACCTGCGCTTCATCGGCGGCGGCGCGGATCGCCGCGGGCTAGCGCGCGCACCGCCAGGGCTCAAGGTCACGCTCGTGGTGGCCGCGTACAACGAGGAGAGCTGCATCGACGAGAAGCTGCGCAACTCCCTTCAGCTCGCCTGGCCCGCCGCGGACCTCGAGGTGCTGGTCGGCTCCGACGGCTCGACGGACGGAACCGACGCGAAGGTGGAGGCCGTGCACGATCCGCGCGTTCGGCTCTCGGCGGCGCCGCGCGGCGGGAAGGTCGCGGTGTTGAATCGCTGCATTCCGCTCGCGAAGGGCGAGGTGGTGGTGCTCACCGACGCCAACACCATGCTCGACCCGGCCGCGCTGGAGAAGCTCGCGCGACACTTTCGGGATCCGGACGTGGGCGCGGTCTGCGGGCGGCTGCGGCTCTACAACCCCACGCTGAAAGCGTACGAGGAGAGCGCGTACTGGACGTACGAGAGCTTCATCAAGTTCTACGAGGGGAAGCACGGCGCGGTGCTGGGCGCGAACGGCGGGCTCTACGCGATCCGGCGCTCGCTCTTTCAGGCGCTGCCGCCCGACACCGTCGTCGACGACTTCGTCATCCCCATGCGCATCCTGCAGTCGGGCTTCCGCGTGCTCTACGACCCCGAGGCCGTGGCGTACGAGGAGACCACCGAGGACTACGTGAAGGAGGCCTCGCGGCGCGCGCGCATCGCCGCGGGCAACTTCCAGAGCCTGCGACTTCTGGGCAGGCTCCTCATGCCGCGCGCGGGCTTCGCGAGCTTCGCGTTCTGGAGCCACAAGCTCTTGCGCTGGACGGCGCCGCTCTGGCTCGCGCTGGCGCTGCTCACGAACCTGACGCTGCTCGGGCACCGCTGGGGAAAGCTCGCGCTGGCGATGCAGCTGGGCTTCTACGCGCTGGCCGTCGCGGGCCGGCAGAAGTGGGTGAAGCGCGGCGCGCTCCGGCGCGTGGCGTCGGTGGCGTACTACTTCACGAGCATGAACCTGGCGCTCGCGGTCGGCTTTGGGCGCTTCGTGGCCCAGAGCCAGGCCGCGACCTGGGACCGCACCGAGCGCGCGCGGACCTAA
- a CDS encoding zinc-ribbon domain-containing protein translates to MQISCERCSTSYVLDDALIPAAGAPVQCTRCGLVFTAKPPAPGAAANAPPQRSSTQVFGASPAAQLGQPNNNQTLVFGTRPAPVAGPSSTAMFGAIGSSPAPQPQANPASITQMFGAVGGGQASPNATLVFGAGGKPAVADPGKPAGSSTMMFGAVGSQPATQPAAAKPAAGSTTMMFGAVGSEPAPQPGAAKPAGSSTMMFGAVGSQPATQPAAAKPAGSTTMMFGAVGSEPAPQPGAAKPAGSTTQMFGAVGSQPAGNQTLVFGAGGKPAVAEQAKPAGSTTAMFGALGSEPTQPSAQRPSASSTQMFGAIGSQPAAAPAGSQTLVFGAGGKPAVAEQAKPAGSSTMMFGAVGTPAPTPAPAAPAKSASSTQMFGAIGSSPQPAAPAPNPATSTAMFGAILDSPAPAAAPASKSASSTQMFGAVGAQAPAPIQRPTTEPDYNLPSEPAPQPEAPKPNQTMMFGARPAPVMPPADPLEDTDPPRSATTTFGTPPAPGSTPSWQAPPPQEADFSPQSQPPALAQAQSRPVPPQPRRTVTGASTAPFEGVGQSSTEDDALAQKLANRNRNIAFGLMAVVLLGGLAAFAVWFMTRPAGPPAEVVKKTAEVFGNVETDTVASLESARTVLGALEAAAPPTYVAPAADDLVVMSFQLADLRAEEYALQSEFSALEKEHNRADADHSRADWRTVVNTLVDRMKDVRARIEPVQKKELKLNEDQNTLFRKLAAARSQLEAPSPELDRAFGIYYAFKGSDQAAKFAQTYKAAVSNDGWADLITAALADQPRQTEELLKNGLAAAQSAIKQNPRLTRAKRVQAELQLQLHDLAGAKATATELSLLSPDDPRVKLLLENIEAASKAPAPTPGPAPTAPAPVP, encoded by the coding sequence GTGCAAATCAGCTGCGAGCGTTGCTCCACCTCGTACGTGCTCGACGACGCGCTCATCCCCGCCGCGGGCGCACCCGTTCAGTGCACGCGCTGTGGCCTGGTCTTCACGGCCAAGCCGCCGGCGCCCGGCGCCGCTGCCAACGCGCCGCCTCAGCGCTCGAGCACGCAGGTCTTCGGTGCGAGTCCCGCCGCGCAGCTCGGCCAGCCCAACAACAACCAGACCCTCGTGTTCGGCACGCGCCCGGCGCCCGTGGCGGGGCCGAGCTCGACGGCGATGTTCGGCGCGATCGGCAGCAGTCCGGCGCCGCAGCCGCAAGCCAATCCCGCTTCGATCACGCAAATGTTCGGGGCGGTGGGCGGCGGGCAGGCCAGCCCGAACGCGACGCTCGTCTTTGGCGCCGGCGGAAAGCCCGCCGTCGCCGATCCGGGCAAGCCTGCGGGCAGCTCGACGATGATGTTCGGCGCGGTCGGCAGCCAGCCGGCGACGCAGCCCGCAGCCGCGAAGCCCGCTGCGGGCAGCACCACGATGATGTTCGGGGCGGTGGGCAGCGAGCCGGCGCCGCAGCCGGGCGCAGCGAAGCCTGCCGGCAGCTCGACGATGATGTTCGGCGCGGTCGGCAGCCAGCCCGCCACGCAGCCCGCAGCGGCGAAGCCCGCTGGCAGCACGACGATGATGTTCGGGGCCGTGGGCAGCGAGCCGGCGCCGCAACCTGGCGCGGCCAAGCCTGCCGGCAGCACCACGCAGATGTTCGGAGCCGTGGGCAGCCAACCCGCAGGAAATCAGACGCTCGTCTTCGGCGCCGGCGGCAAGCCCGCGGTGGCGGAGCAGGCCAAGCCCGCGGGCAGCACCACCGCGATGTTCGGCGCGTTGGGCAGCGAGCCGACCCAGCCATCCGCCCAGAGGCCCTCCGCGAGCAGCACGCAGATGTTCGGGGCCATCGGAAGCCAGCCGGCGGCGGCGCCCGCTGGAAGCCAGACGCTCGTCTTCGGCGCGGGTGGCAAGCCGGCCGTGGCCGAGCAAGCCAAGCCTGCGGGCAGCTCGACGATGATGTTCGGCGCCGTCGGGACTCCGGCTCCCACACCCGCACCCGCTGCACCGGCCAAGTCCGCCAGCAGCACGCAGATGTTCGGCGCCATCGGCAGTTCGCCCCAGCCCGCCGCACCTGCCCCCAACCCCGCCACGTCCACGGCCATGTTCGGCGCCATCCTGGATTCGCCGGCGCCTGCCGCTGCGCCCGCGTCCAAGTCGGCCTCGTCGACGCAGATGTTCGGCGCCGTGGGCGCGCAGGCCCCCGCGCCCATTCAGCGGCCGACGACCGAGCCCGACTACAACCTCCCGAGCGAGCCCGCGCCGCAGCCCGAAGCACCCAAGCCCAACCAGACGATGATGTTTGGAGCCCGGCCCGCGCCGGTGATGCCTCCGGCGGATCCGCTCGAGGACACCGATCCGCCGCGCTCCGCGACCACCACGTTCGGCACGCCGCCCGCGCCCGGCAGCACGCCGTCGTGGCAGGCGCCGCCGCCGCAGGAGGCCGACTTCTCGCCGCAGTCGCAGCCGCCCGCGCTCGCGCAGGCCCAGTCGCGCCCCGTGCCCCCGCAGCCGCGCCGCACCGTGACGGGTGCGAGCACCGCGCCGTTCGAGGGCGTGGGCCAGTCGAGCACCGAGGACGACGCGCTCGCGCAAAAGCTCGCCAACCGCAACCGCAACATCGCCTTCGGGCTGATGGCCGTGGTGCTGCTCGGCGGCCTGGCGGCGTTCGCGGTCTGGTTCATGACCCGGCCCGCCGGACCGCCCGCGGAGGTGGTGAAGAAGACGGCCGAGGTCTTTGGCAACGTCGAGACGGACACCGTTGCCTCCCTCGAGAGCGCCCGCACCGTGCTCGGCGCGCTCGAGGCGGCGGCGCCCCCCACGTACGTCGCCCCCGCGGCCGACGACCTGGTGGTGATGTCGTTCCAGCTCGCGGACCTGCGCGCCGAGGAGTACGCGCTCCAGTCCGAGTTCTCCGCCCTGGAGAAGGAGCACAACCGCGCCGACGCGGATCACAGCCGCGCCGACTGGCGCACCGTGGTGAACACCCTCGTCGATCGCATGAAAGACGTGCGCGCGCGCATCGAGCCCGTCCAGAAGAAGGAGCTCAAGCTCAACGAGGACCAGAACACGCTCTTCCGCAAGCTGGCCGCGGCGCGCAGCCAGCTGGAGGCGCCCTCGCCGGAGCTCGATCGCGCGTTCGGCATCTACTACGCCTTCAAGGGCAGCGATCAGGCCGCGAAGTTCGCGCAGACGTACAAGGCCGCCGTTTCCAACGACGGCTGGGCGGACCTCATCACCGCCGCGCTCGCCGACCAGCCGCGGCAGACCGAAGAGCTGCTCAAGAACGGGCTCGCGGCCGCGCAGAGCGCCATCAAGCAGAACCCGCGGCTGACGCGCGCCAAGCGGGTGCAGGCCGAGCTGCAGCTCCAGCTCCATGACCTCGCCGGGGCAAAGGCCACCGCCACCGAGCTCTCGCTGCTCTCGCCCGACGACCCGCGGGTGAAGTTGCTGCTAGAGAACATCGAGGCCGCGTCCAAGGCGCCGGCTCCCACGCCCGGGCCGGCCCCGACGGCACCCGCGCCCGTGCCGTAG
- a CDS encoding helix-hairpin-helix domain-containing protein: MGREGTLAALAAALVGLAAIRMIPARAEARPLPCAPAEVGKSDGIAQCAAPGALTGGERRVLGLPLDVNQATEAELDALPGIGAQLAQRIVAERKAHGPFANLEALERVPGIGPGKLRLLAGRATARAEHP, from the coding sequence ATGGGGCGGGAGGGGACGCTCGCGGCGCTGGCCGCGGCGCTGGTGGGGCTCGCAGCTATTCGAATGATTCCCGCGCGCGCGGAGGCGAGGCCGCTGCCGTGCGCGCCGGCCGAGGTGGGGAAGTCGGACGGCATCGCGCAGTGCGCGGCGCCCGGTGCGCTCACGGGTGGCGAGCGGCGCGTGCTGGGGCTGCCCCTCGACGTCAACCAGGCAACGGAAGCCGAGCTCGACGCGTTGCCGGGGATCGGTGCGCAGCTGGCCCAGCGGATCGTCGCCGAGCGAAAAGCGCACGGGCCATTCGCAAATCTCGAGGCGCTCGAGCGGGTGCCGGGAATCGGTCCGGGCAAGCTGAGGTTGCTGGCTGGGCGGGCGACCGCGCGGGCGGAGCACCCGTAG